The genomic interval AAATTTTAAGTTGGTACTTCAATTGAAATTCGTCAAACACATAAGTTCTTTGGGATAATTTCAGAAACCATATTGACAGTCCCAAAAAGATTAATgagatcaaatattttatttttcaagaatCATTCAATGATCAAATTGTTTGAACCCCCACCAATTTCATGGATCAAAAGTGATTCCCTCAAATAGTAATACTATCTAAAAGGCTTTAAATTTACCATACTAACCCTAATGCCATATGTGAAACCAGTTCGCAAAAAATCCAGTTGTGCCTGCAAGATTTGACTGTATAAGCATTCATCAAACATTTACAAGGGACAGAAAATCATCTTTAGTATTAGTGAACCATACCAAACCGGGCATGCTTTGATGTGCACCGTAATAACTATCGTGGCTGGTTGGTATGGAACTTATTGGCCCCTAAACTCATAAAACAGTTTCTGTATTATTGCacgtcaaaaaatatttaacaaaaattaatcacaatttCTTCTACACACCAGTCCCTGAAGAGTCTGTTGATTCCCGTAATAATCATCACGTGTTGGTCCCATTAAGTTCAACTACACAATTAGATAAGAAAATTAACAAGTTCACTCATTGAgtgtaataatatatattagaaCTATAACATTAAGCAAATCATAATCCTACCATTCCCTGCACACTCTGTTGTGTGCCATAATAACCTTCAAGAGTTACTGCAGCTCTTGTGCTGAATTTTTCCTACAAAAGAAGTCCCTTTTAATAGAAGCATGGTTTACTTTAAGCATGAAGATACATGTACTCATTTAACTAAGTTCAAATTCCCACTTAATGCTTGATAAATTCTTTTCCTTTAGGTTCACACTTTGAGTGGTAAACTAGTAGTGTGGGAGGACAAACCATTTGTTGCAAGTTATCTAGTGCCCCGACAGTCATCACTTCTGCCTCCGAGTTCACCTGCAATCCAACAAGGAGGTCAtgacagaaaaaaaaaagtatagaaGTCAACTGTTCAGAAACAACAAACCTTTTTCTTTTTAGTTGgattcttctttttgtttgactttCCCATATTTCTACTTTGGGTATCTTCTTCAGCGGAAAGCTGAACATGAGCCCCTGATGTACCAGCTTCGGTAGGACTCTTACTAGAATTGTTAACACTTACACAACTTTTGTGCGCATCGTTTAGTGCATGGAATGCAATACTATAACTCTCTTGAGACAATGATCCCTCTTCACTCAGTTTTAGTGAACGATGACATAAATCATTGTATCGTTGCACCCTGGCAAGCATATGCTCAGATTCTTCTCCCGTTACACTCCTTACCTTTGCATCTTTTGTCCACCGTTTCAAAATATATTGAGGTGGGAACACTGAATGGCCAGAATACTGAAGAACCACCAATGCATGTCGACAAAGATAACCTTTATATTCAAATAGTCGACATATACAAGAACACTCTGATTTTACTTCATTCACCACAACAAAAAAGTCTTTGTCTGTTTCCATATCATGCACCCTATGAACAACGATAGTCTCATCCTGCCTGTCAGCTTTAGGATGACAAGCCACTGCCCCAATAATCTCAGCTTGAATCTTCTTGAATACTGCATGAGTGCAAGTTCCTGCAACACTCTTTTCTAAAGGTGAAGGAGTTTTTAATGTTGCCACTTTATTCCAAGTATCAGAATCTGCTTTCGCTTCCTCTTCATACCTGTCTTGCAAGATGGTTTCATACTGTTTAACAAAATCTGGCACATAGGTCTTCCTATGAACATATTTGTCAAAGAAGGAATTTACACTTTCAGATCGTTGGGGAGTAGACATACCACCTAAGAACACATCCTTCATGAATGTTGGTGCCCATAACTTGCGATCTTCATACAAAGAACGCATGCATTCATCCTGTCGAAGCTCAAATCTGTCCAAAATTTTCTCCCATCTATTGTCAAAATCATCACTAGTCAATGACCTAAATAtgcatttttcaaattttgccATAAAATTCACATGTTTTTTAATTACAGGAGCTAAATTTTCAGATACCTTCCCCAGTATATGCCATAAGCAAACACAATGGCAAGCACTAGGAAAGATATCTGAAATAACTGACTTCAAAGTCTTGTCATGATCAGTAATTATCACTTTTGGAACTTGACCACCAACGCCTTTCAGCCATGTCCGTAACAACCAAGAGTAAGTTGTGGCACTTTCATCTGATATCAAGGCACACCCAAGTAATATAAATTGGTAGTGCTGGTTCACCCCAACAAAAAGTGCAAGAGGCATCTTATATTTGTTTCTAACATAGGTGGTATCAAACGATACTACATCACAAAAGTTGATATAGTCATGTCTACTTTTAGCATCAATCCATAAAAGATTTTTCAGACGTTGATCCTCACCAAGATCTACTGCATAAAAGAAGTTAGAATTCATATTTTGCATCTGAATAAAAAAATCAAGCATGTGTTTAGCCTCCCCAAACTCCAAACCCAAGTTCCGATTTTTATCGAACGGATTCTTTTCATTCTTGATACCAACCACAGTTTTGTATTCTGCAAACTGCCTCGCCATCACAGCATACATTCTTCTTGTTTGTTCACTTACTGCCTGAGCGGGTAAAAGGTCGTGATTATGCTCCTTCACAAAGCTATGTATAACCCATTTCCCATCTGGCCTTCTTTTTACATGCATGCTTGCTTTACAGTCAGTCTTAGAACAAGATCTTCGACCAGTTGAATTTTCAGATTCTTGCTTGTTTTGTCGTGCTCGTGGTCGATTGAAGGATTTGTCATATTCTCGTTTTGTTCCGTATCTGGAACAAGCAAACTTTGCATCTATAAATTCTCTTGATGTTTTTGAACGACGACTATTTTGTATTGCAGTATTGAATCCCATTGACCGAGCATATTCTTGGTAGAAAGAATAAGCTTCTCCATGAGACTCGAATTCCATGCCAGAAAGTGGCTCAAGATTTGAATCTTCCTTAAACATTACCATATCAACTGTGGGGGAATTCAAATCTCCACCATTTAGAGCATGTACCTCAATGCCAGTGTCAATCATATTTCTGCCGTCCCCATTGTGCAATTTTTCTTCACCTTCTAACATGTTATCAATTGTAGtcgtttcttcttcctctttatCATGTTCACCAGAGGGTAACCTGAGATCTATATCCATGATGAGAACAGCTTGCTTTGATGATTCTAAGGGTACTGAAAATGATACAGAACAGAAATCATGTCAAGCCATCAAGTAAATCAATTCTGCTCATGTATGCTTGTGTACACACACTCTAATCACAGGTTTTCCAGGAACAAAAGGAAATAAAAGACCATGACAAGAGGATTTAAAACAAAAGGGGGAAAACATAATTCTGCTAGTGCTAATGCATCAACTAGTCAACTCGTGTTTAAGAGAAATGACAGCCAGCTGAGAAACATAGATACAAAATACTAAGCATTTGTACAAACTTTGCAACATCAATCATTAATCAATGCTCCTAATTTAGAGAAAGTGGCAGGAAATTTGTAGAAAAGGTCAAAATACTCCTAATAGGGTTTTAAAACAACCAAATAAAAGCAGCCACATAAATCATGTAATTTTTTCAGCAAGTCATAAGTTGTACTCGTACTTTTGGACAAAACAAAAACTTGATAGTTAATGACCTAATTAAAGAATAATGGATCCTTCAAAATgagaaaatggaaaaataaaaaataaaataaaagaaaaggaaaaatcaTGAGAACGGATCAAAGCCACTCACTCTGCATGTTTTAAGAAAACCATTAAACAGACCATGCTTTTTACATCAAATACATGCTAATCACCCAAGTGTATCCCAAATTAACTGctgaaatgaaataaataagaCTCCTTTAAACTATCTGTTACACTCCAACCAAACACACCAAATAGCAACATGATTGGACAGTCATACAGAAGATTATTCTAGAGGCAGGTGATTTAAAACTCCTGATCTCAGATCTAGAGTACTTCTATTTCACCCTTATCTAATGTTCAAGACAGGAACTTCTACAGAAAGCACTTCTGTGCAAACTCAACAAGAGACATGCTAGCCACACAGGCAGGAAGGTACAGATTGGAGAAGATGTAAAGTTGTACAAAGTGAAGGAAAAACAGGGGGAAATGTAATATTGTAAACCAAGGAACTCCAGATGGTTGGATGAGAGGAGGAAGTTTCAGGTATCATTTGTAATAGAAATGGGCTTCTTAAGCTAAGGAGGAGAATGTTTTCCAGACCAACCATAAAAAATTACACCGTGTAACTTCAGCCAGGGCATAGTGACGTATAAAAAGACAATTACTGGCCTCAATATTAGCAGAACACAAACATAAACACTAGGAGAAAGAAATATATTCAACCAAAGGTTCCGCAAAAATTCATTTGTCTTGATCATATTGACTACTGCTGTCTCAATGAAAGACTTTAAGCTCTTCCATTTCCAAGGACCAGTTATAAATATCCCCCAATTTTAAGACTTAGAAGCTTAAAATAGATTCACAATGTACACTTGTATAGTCCCAGGTTCTACTCGTGCCTTCTATAGGTCATTTCATATTTTCTGCTTTTATCCCTAACAAAACTATTTACCCTCTTGACAAACGCAGTTTACTAACATAACTATTTACCCTACAACACAGTATTTATTTATCCCTAACAAAACTAATTATCGTACAACACAGTACATGCATGTAGCGTGCTTGAGAAACCCCATTTAGGTGTGCGAGAAATCACGTCAAGAATGATTATTTAGCTATGATGAAACTTAATTCTACATCCAAAAACAAATGATTATTTAGCTATGATGAAACTTTATTCTACATCCAGAAACAACCACTAATttacaacagaaatgacatttccgaagaaaaaaaatatagaattagACAGAAATGAAAAATTAGACTTCTCATTTTTCTATGATTAATATCATAGAGATAGAAGGGAAGCATTAGTGCAACAGTTCAGGTTGCTGCCATTTGATTTGGTGGTCCTGAGTTTGATTTATGCATTCAATTTCCTGAAGAAGGGTAAGGCTACCATAATAGACCCATGTAAGAGGTCAACCCTTCCCTTAATCCTGTACATAGCAGGAGATCTAAAGCACCAGGCTGCtgcattttaatataataaagacATAGATAAATTTTCGAGATACAAGTATAACAAActagaaaaaaaagaagaggcAGTAAATCTGGGGAGAATATGAAACCATAATACAAAAAAGGAAGTGAATAAAAAGAGTAATAAAAACTAGCTCAAACATGCAATAAACTACAAATCTATCCAACTTTCCCAAATCAACAAACAATTGAAAAACATTTGTAAGCATCTCATGTGCAAAGCAATACAGATTATAAAAAACCACAAACACAATCTTATCCCACAAAAATGGGTAACAAGAAACCCTTGAAATTATAGACATTTCACTTATAGCCTATTGCTGCTGCCTACATTGATAAATCTGCTTTATACATCAAATATGTCAGTCAGATGGATATTATATAGCATTATGGGTTGCACCAGGTCTGAAAATGCAGTTCCACTTGTTCTAAAATTGACCTGGAGGCAGTTTCATCTGAAATGTTTTCTAGATGTTTTAGAGAATGCTGGGTTTGATCTtgaagtatttgaaaaaaatttgtgaTGTACCATATAATGACAAGCAGAGATGGACAGTCAGAACAAGGTGCTAGAATATGATAGAATTGTAATCTGAAAAGGTTAAATTCCAGCATTATTAATTTTGAGACAaaacaaaattctaaaaatgTAACAGATTCCTAACAACTGTTAACAGCTGTCACTAACAGTAGCCTACCATAACTATGCATTAGATACATTAAACATAGACAAATACATCAtagaaacaaacaaatattcTAACAATGACTATTTCCATTGAAATTCAGAtttcattcaaaattaaatgCAAAAGAACCCAAGTATCAACACAGTTCATCCAGCATTCCCACTCCTTCATAAccaaaaatcaaacaaacaaatGCCACAGAAAAATAAACTACCTCTAAAATCCAATTCCAAaccaaaaataactaaaatttcaaacacaataCAACTCTATCATCATATTGCACACAAGAACTCATCCACACACAAACCAACCAAAAAGACCAAAACTGAAAAAACCATAAACGTAAGTCATTCATTAAAGCCACATTTTCCATTCCAAAGTTCTGCAAaatcaaacatcaaagacagCTTCACTAAATGCATATTCAAACTGACAGCAAGTTTGACAGAATCACGACATGCTGCCTGATTTTAGCAAAACCTACACTTCAGAgcttcaacaaaatcacagtaGCACCGTCAAACTCACCGTCAACCCATACATGCACTAAAcaaacaatacaaataaaaataacaaccaTTACACTTTCCAATCTAATTCTAACATCCTAAATTGACAACTTCCAAGTACCaaattcaaagttcaaacacaCTGCCACCTCATACAGTACCCAACTAACTCACTCCCAAaccatatatacatatacatagaTAGTCACTCATTAGTTTCATTTCAAATCTTAAATCACCCAAACTCGACTTCATTGTGTATATCATGTCCAAATATGCATAATCCAAGTCATAAATAAGTTAATAATTAACAATCctaaaccataaaaaaaaacagtcaaacaaataaatacatctaacaaaggaaaaaataaagtaagagcaagaataaataaacaaaaaagaacTAAGGATGGTTGAATTTGAAGGTACctgaaaaaattaaacaaatgaaaattgatgatgatgatgatgatcgGAAACAGAAAGAAAAGGGTGGAAGAAGAGATTAGAAAGTCACGCGAGGAGCATGAGCGTGTGATGCATACCTAGGGTTTACAAACGCACTCAATTTCGTTCGTTTACCGATCCTCTGTCTTTCGATCTTTCGATATCTCACCGCTCACCTCGCACGTGTCGCCTACCTTCTCATcgatttctttttaattttttaattcttttacgAGTGAAGGAGTAAATTGACTCCGATAAACATCggtcaaattaatattttaattttgtcaattgaattaatattataaaatattaattaatatattttatgtataaatcaatattattaaatattttaatgtaatattataattaaatatgtaaattatttaatttaattgatgtcattcttttaaaaataaatttataggtgaaatttaatcattttaaaataaatttataaaagttaaaattatatattattaaataattataaataaattaatttataaaatatttaaattttatagaaaaactaaatattgatataaaattagttaaaaaattaaatattatattaacaaGTGTTGATAATATAAAGTTTTTTATCATAACAactaaactcaaattttaaagtttaaatatagattgtgtttattaatattttacaacttttattttttaatttgaaaaattgaaagattaatttgaattttataatattcaCTATGTGGAATTTTTTATTTGCCACGTCATTTCCCGCTCTCGACGATTTAATAATCAATGGGAGAGTACATTGTTTGTTGGATAACAACAACAATCACAAAAAGCGCGTACAATTCCAAAACAGAGGCGTTACAAgccagttttattttttaactaaaaaaaccTGTTTTTTTCTTTCGAATAATTTAGAAtaagcaaaaataaattaattttaagttaaaagaagacattattattttaaagttacTAAAAGGTCGTTTCTCCATAGAGCGGTCCTGctactaaattattattttttttcattttaatattaattattaattatttaataaattaaaattaattaaattatttaaaaaataaaaatattaataataaacatttttattaatatatctaaTTTTATTACTGAATTGTCaccttcaaaaaaaatattatgtgatTGTCCTAGTAGGAAGTCGGTTCCCCATGCAGTGACAACCtgaagtaaatttttttttttcaaagttaataGAAGGTCGTTTTCCCGTGGAGCgacctgttttttttttttaaaacattttttaatcatttaatttaatcattttaagtataattattttaattataattataattataataattataattataataattaaaatattaaattaatttataatttattaattattttattttagtttattattagtagttttattttttaaataatttaattaattttaatttattaaataattcataataaatgtttaaatgaaaagaaaaaaaaacaatcaagtAGGAGGTCGCTCCTAGGGAAAACGACCTTCTATTTAACTTTGAAACAATTTTACTTCAGGTGGTCGATGTCCGGAAAAGCGACTTCCTACTAGGTTTAAAAAGTAGAACAACCGcgtaatattttttcaaaagatggcaattcaataataaaaaaataaaaaataaaaaaagatatattaataaaaaatcaagatTCATctatttgtttaataaatagttgtttaatctttaaatatttgaaaaaatgggatttttgttttatatatctttttttttacatcaAAATATCTCACTTCCAAATAATATTACATCCTATTTTTTGGGAATCAATAGGAAGTCGTTGTCCCAATAAGCGACCAACTTAAGCAAGAAATTTTTTTAGACTTAGTTGGATGTTGTTGGTCCAGGGCGACCTTGCacaaagtgatttttttttgccattttaataattattatattattttaataattattattatttatttaataaataattaaactgataaataataataataataataatgataataaataatacattaataataatattaataaataataataataaataaacaatacattaataaataataataaattattattattattattattaaaaaatattattattaaaaatgattatagttaaaactaattaaaattaaaaataataaatcatattataaatttcaaagaaaatatattaaaaaaaaaaaagaaactccagccctctttaaaatttataatataatttattattattattttattaatgtattatttattattaatattattatttattaatattactattattattaatgtattatttaataacattgttattattattattagtattatttattaatttattaaataaataataacaattattaaaatgattatattatgaaaatggcaacaacaaaaaaaatcacttcTAGTGTGAGGTCGCTCCCCAGGCCAGCGACCTACAACTAAGTCTAAAAGAATTTCTTCCTTCATTTGGTCATCCCTATACCAACGACTTTCTATTGACTCCAAAAAATAGGACAGTCAAGTAACATTAGTTGGGAGTGAGGTATtttggtataaaaaaaatatatataaaaaaaaaaaaagttaaaataatgaTGTTATGGTAGGACTAATTCAAAGGTAAATATACTAAAGCAACCcttttaaatcattaaaaatgaataaatttttaattaattaaaggccttcaaaaaaaaaatttgcattTAAGTCtcatattctaatatttttaaatctaaaaataataaaatttatctaaaattataattgtcttAACAAATGTTGAAATAATCGACTTAATtatcaattgaaaaaatattatataaaattaattacattaatttaataaatattttttattttaaagcgTCTACAAATAGTTTtcctaaaaaaattagtaattttactaaaatgaatattataggCTCTAAATGACATCATATTTAAATTCGTCTTAGGTCTTATTATATTTTGGGCCGAccttgttattataattttttttatttactaaaatacaatattcattcattcaaattaataGGAATCACATCAATTCAGAACATTACGATTCAAATTCActaaaacaataatatttaggttaataatataaaatatctaaaaatatgacaaaatctacaaaaataacaaaattaaggtGTGTGAAATACTCATGTCTCGAAAGCTATATCGTTCGTTGAAAACGTCAAAatcatttattgaatttttatttgatcaaaACTTATCTATTAATCTGAAGCAAAGAACACCACAACAGGATGAGAAAACAAAATGATGCACCAAGACGACAAACAAATAAACACAACACTAGACATAGACGATAAAATCacaggaaaaaaattaaatgtgttAATTCTTCTCTACATTTAGATTCTTAACAAGTGCTATTGTTAGTATTCtcatttaaataaaagagaataaaaagtGGTCTAAATGAGTGATTTTGAATCAAAATTTAGTCATAAACCACCCACCCCTCTTTGGtgaaaaaaatgagaaatcGATCAAAAGAGAGAAGATCGGGTGAAAAGGAGACGGGAATCTATAgaaatgtaaatatatattgtgTCCTTTCTATTACTAATAATTTTAGGGACTAGATAGCGTAATGGAAGATACATTTAAATACTAAATTATCTAACAAAAGAcattttaataatcaaaatgactaacaaagacacatttatagatatttttagaatataagAGTGTCTCACACatttaagaaccaaaattagTGTTTAGATTGTGTTTGGTTCAGTTgtgaagaaaattaattttgatagaaTTGATCCTGGCATAATtgattttagtaattaaaagtGGGTTGAACATAAACTAATTTATGTTTGGATacgataaaataaaagtaattcttataaattaaaattttttggaTAGTGATTATCAAAATGagttttaatcaaatttaaagcTAGACATTTCGTTTTTATTTtccataattatttaaattattttttataattaaattcaatataatTATACAGATTAGTAAAACAACATCCaataaaaaatgcataattattcaataaaattatatttcatttctattttagataattatttaattaatttgcgTTATTGAATTCAATTGTTTATAGaatattaaaacttttaaagTAAAATGCATATTATATCAggatttttttacaaaaattaaatgtaaaatttgataacaTATAAAATCAACATATTAGAAATATAAAGTAGTTTTATGGACCAATTATTCTTGTAAAGAAATGTACCGTTCACGTTCACGTTCACGTTCACGCAAATAGAATTTATAAAGCAttaattcaatcgatttggAATGGACGTAGAAGCTTGGATATTAGCTTCAACTT from Cicer arietinum cultivar CDC Frontier isolate Library 1 chromosome 5, Cicar.CDCFrontier_v2.0, whole genome shotgun sequence carries:
- the LOC101505784 gene encoding protein FAR-RED ELONGATED HYPOCOTYL 3 isoform X3 is translated as MDIDLRLPSGEHDKEEEETTTIDNMLEGEEKLHNGDGRNMIDTGIEVHALNGGDLNSPTVDMVMFKEDSNLEPLSGMEFESHGEAYSFYQEYARSMGFNTAIQNSRRSKTSREFIDAKFACSRYGTKREYDKSFNRPRARQNKQESENSTGRRSCSKTDCKASMHVKRRPDGKWVIHSFVKEHNHDLLPAQAVSEQTRRMYAVMARQFAEYKTVVGIKNEKNPFDKNRNLGLEFGEAKHMLDFFIQMQNMNSNFFYAVDLGEDQRLKNLLWIDAKSRHDYINFCDVVSFDTTYVRNKYKMPLALFVGVNQHYQFILLGCALISDESATTYSWLLRTWLKGVGGQVPKVIITDHDKTLKSVISDIFPSACHCVCLWHILGKVSENLAPVIKKHVNFMAKFEKCIFRSLTSDDFDNRWEKILDRFELRQDECMRSLYEDRKLWAPTFMKDVFLGGMSTPQRSESVNSFFDKYVHRKTYVPDFVKQYETILQDRYEEEAKADSDTWNKVATLKTPSPLEKSVAGTCTHAVFKKIQAEIIGAVACHPKADRQDETIVVHRVHDMETDKDFFVVVNEVKSECSCICRLFEYKGYLCRHALVVLQYSGHSVFPPQYILKRWTKDAKVRSVTGEESEHMLARVQRYNDLCHRSLKLSEEGSLSQESYSIAFHALNDAHKSCVSVNNSSKSPTEAGTSGAHVQLSAEEDTQSRNMGKSNKKKNPTKKKKVNSEAEVMTVGALDNLQQMEKFSTRAAVTLEGYYGTQQSVQGMLNLMGPTRDDYYGNQQTLQGLGPISSIPTSHDSYYGAHQSMPGLAQLDFLRTGFTYGIRDDPNVRAAQLHEDPSRHALGKRGV
- the LOC101505784 gene encoding protein FAR-RED ELONGATED HYPOCOTYL 3 isoform X2, with translation MDIDLRLPSGEHDKEEEETTTIDNMLEGEEKLHNGDGRNMIDTGIEVHALNGGDLNSPTVDMVMFKEDSNLEPLSGMEFESHGEAYSFYQEYARSMGFNTAIQNSRRSKTSREFIDAKFACSRYGTKREYDKSFNRPRARQNKQESENSTGRRSCSKTDCKASMHVKRRPDGKWVIHSFVKEHNHDLLPAQAVSEQTRRMYAVMARQFAEYKTVVGIKNEKNPFDKNRNLGLEFGEAKHMLDFFIQMQNMNSNFFYAVDLGEDQRLKNLLWIDAKSRHDYINFCDVVSFDTTYVRNKYKMPLALFVGVNQHYQFILLGCALISDESATTYSWLLRTWLKGVGGQVPKVIITDHDKTLKSVISDIFPSACHCVCLWHILGKVSENLAPVIKKHVNFMAKFEKCIFRSLTSDDFDNRWEKILDRFELRQDECMRSLYEDRKLWAPTFMKDVFLGGMSTPQRSESVNSFFDKYVHRKTYVPDFVKQYETILQDRYEEEAKADSDTWNKVATLKTPSPLEKSVAGTCTHAVFKKIQAEIIGAVACHPKADRQDETIVVHRVHDMETDKDFFVVVNEVKSECSCICRLFEYKGYLCRHALVVLQYSGHSVFPPQYILKRWTKDAKVRSVTGEESEHMLARVQRYNDLCHRSLKLSEEGSLSQESYSIAFHALNDAHKSCVSVNNSSKSPTEAGTSGAHVQLSAEEDTQSRNMGKSNKKKNPTKKKKVNSEAEVMTVGALDNLQQMEKFSTRAAVTLEGYYGTQQSVQGMLNLMGPTRDDYYGNQQTLQGLGPISSIPTSHDSYYGAHQSMPGLAQLDFLRTGFTYGIRQDDPNVRAAQLHEDPSRHALGKRGV
- the LOC101505784 gene encoding protein FAR-RED ELONGATED HYPOCOTYL 3 isoform X6: MDIDLRLPSGEHDKEEEETTTIDNMLEGEEKLHNGDGRNMIDTGIEVHALNGGDLNSPTVDMVMFKEDSNLEPLSGMEFESHGEAYSFYQEYARSMGFNTAIQNSRRSKTSREFIDAKFACSRYGTKREYDKSFNRPRARQNKQESENSTGRRSCSKTDCKASMHVKRRPDGKWVIHSFVKEHNHDLLPAQAVSEQTRRMYAVMARQFAEYKTVVGIKNEKNPFDKNRNLGLEFGEAKHMLDFFIQMQNMNSNFFYAVDLGEDQRLKNLLWIDAKSRHDYINFCDVVSFDTTYVRNKYKMPLALFVGVNQHYQFILLGCALISDESATTYSWLLRTWLKGVGGQVPKVIITDHDKTLKSVISDIFPSACHCVCLWHILGKVSENLAPVIKKHVNFMAKFEKCIFRSLTSDDFDNRWEKILDRFELRQDECMRSLYEDRKLWAPTFMKDVFLGGMSTPQRSESVNSFFDKYVHRKTYVPDFVKQYETILQDRYEEEAKADSDTWNKVATLKTPSPLEKSVAGTCTHAVFKKIQAEIIGAVACHPKADRQDETIVVHRVHDMETDKDFFVVVNEVKSECSCICRLFEYKGYLCRHALVVLQYSGHSVFPPQYILKRWTKDAKVRSVTGEESEHMLARVQRYNDLCHRSLKLSEEGSLSQESYSIAFHALNDAHKSCVSVNNSSKSPTEAGTSGAHVQLSAEEDTQSRNMGKSNKKKNPTKKKKVNSEAEVMTVGALDNLQQMEKFSTRAAVTLEGYYGTQQSVQGMLNLMGPTRDDYYGNQQTLQGLGPISSIPTSHDSYYGAHQSMPGLAQLDFLRTGFTYGIRQDDPNVRAAQLHEDPSRHA